The Thermocrinis albus DSM 14484 genome segment AGGGCTGAGGGCGGTACTTTTTCCTTTTACAACGTTTACGCAGATAATGCGGGTAATTTAGAGGTGGTGGACGTAGAGGTGGATACATCCGACCCTGAGAGTGTGAAAAGATACTTAGATAGGACCACGAGGGAGACCCTAGAGAGAGAGGTCTTGGGCTTTCGCCTCATAGCCACGGTGATGGACAAAGGGGGTGAGTACATCTTCTCCTCTCAAGAGGTTATAGACAAGGACAGCATCGTAGAGACCATAGAGCGGTTGAAGGAGGTATGATAAGTGTCATCTTACTGGCAGCAGGTCAGGGAAAGAGGTTAGGTTTTAAAAAGCAGTTTGTCAAACTGGGTGGTAAACCTCTGTACATGCACTCTTTGGAAAAAGTCTTAGGTATCTTTGATGAGGTGATACTGGTTTTACCTAAGGAGGATCTTGGGAGGGTGGAGCTGCCTACAGGCGTAAAAAAGGTGGCTGGAGGTGAAGAGAGACAGGACTCGGTCCTGGAGGGCCTTCTGGAAGCTAAGGGAGATATAGTGATCATACACGACTGTGCTCGTCCTTTTGCCACCACTGAGATGTTCAGGAAGGTGGCCCAGCTGGAAGGAGTGGAGGGAAAGATAACCGCCATACCCGTAAGAGATACCATCAAACAGGTGAGCGAGGGGATGGTGATAAAAACCTTGGACAGGTCAGCCCTGTGGCACGCTCAGACACCTCAGGGGTTTATAAAAAAAGTCCTTCTAGAATGCCACTTTAGAGCAAGGAACGAGGGTGTGGTGGCCACCGACGATTCTGCTCTGCTGGAAAGGTATGGTTACAAGGTGGGTGTCGTCATGGGAAGTCCCCTCAACATAAAGATCACCTATCCCGAGGATTTAGATCTGGCTAAGCAGCTCTGCGCTGTGTGTAATCCATAACCAGAAGCAGAAGTAGGGATACAAACTGTAATGCCAAAGAGAAGATAACCATTTGAACCACAGACCTTTCGTAAAGTTTGCCCAGTAAAAGACCTCCAAGAAAGGAACCAAAACCCAGAGAGGCGTGAAGCAGACCGTAGGCCGTACCTCTCCTAGTATGGGGTGTTAGGTGAGGGATCACTGATCTGAGTAGTGACTCCTGCAACCCTATACCTGCACCCCACAGAACTACACCCACCCACCACCAGGTATGTCCCGTAAGAAACACGATAGGTACAGAAGGTATGCTTACCAGCATTCCCAGTATAAGAGAACGCATTCCTATACGGTCAAAGACTATACCCAACACGAGGGCGGATACCGCATCAACTGCCATGGCGAGAGAGTAAGCCAACGGTATATGAATGTCCTGCGCATGCAGATGAGTCTTTAAGTGATAACCTATAAGGGCGAACGGTACGGAGGACATACTAAACACAAACACGTACAGGACATAGATGAAGAAGGTTCTGGGAAAGCTTGTTCTTAACTGGTCTGTCTCCCGCCGTGGTGTTTCATAGGGAAAACTACGGTAGGCTACCCATAGAAGGGCAAGGGATATAAGAGCAGGAAGTATAAGAAGAGCGAGACTACTCCTATAACTGCCGGTAACACCTAAGAGAACGGCCACCAGCAGAGGTCCACTTACGGCTCCTAATTGATCCACAAACTCATGAAGGCCGAAGCCACGACCATGACCCACAGTAGCGGTGGCATAGGACAAAAGAGTATCTCGCGCTGGATTCCTTATTGCCTTTCCCAAACGTTCCATAAAGGTCAGTAAAGCTACGTGATACCACGTAACTGCGAGACTCATAGAGGGAACAGAGAGTCCTGTTAGAAAGTACCCAAGAAAGGTGAAAAACCAGTACAACCTGAGCCTATCGGCAAGATATCCAAAAAGGAATCTCAGGAAGTAGCCTAGGGCCTCACCTACACCGGCCACAACCCCCACCGCAATGGCACTGGCACCTAGAGTAGCCATGAACTGCCCGAGAACACTCCTAGCTCCTTCGTAAACTATGTCCATACAAAGGCTAACGATACCCATAAGAAAGATAAAGCGGTAAGCCGTCTTCTTATCCCACATCCAACTCTTCCGGTGCTACCTCTCCCAGAAGCTCCACTCCCTCTATGTACTTTGATATGGAACTTACCATGTTGGGAATCTCTTCTGCTGTGTGAGGCGTGGCTATTAGATAAACTTGGTCCGATTTTTTCTCTCTCGTCCTTACTATAGCCTTTCTTCCGGCACCATCCACGAGGGCGGTAAAGAGGCCTATGAGATGTACAGGTACCTTAACCAAAAAGACCCTTCCCCTTATCCCTTTCATGCTTTATCACCTTGGCAGTGAAGGTTTCCTTTACTTTCTGTACAAAAGGAGGGATTTCTCCCTCTTCCTCTTTTTTGCCCTCCTCTACGAACTCCACAAAGGGAAAACGCGCCTTTATTTTCTCCATCTCCACAACCTTAAGGTCCTCTTTGGTTCCGTAAAAGATCAGTTTACCCTCTTTCTCCTCTCTTCTCAATCTCTCAAGGGCAGCTACATCAAAGGAGGATAAGCTGCTCTTTAACTGCTGCCACAGGCTAGGTGAGATATCAGATACCTTGCCTATGTTGAGGAGTTCCGAAAGGGGAAGGATATCCCTTACCAACTTACTCTTTATTATGGCCAGCTCACAGGCGCGCAGAAAGTCCCTGTATCTTGCATCCAATCGTGCTGAGCTTATCACCTTTTCCAGGTAAAGGAGGGCGTTGAGGGGAGCGGTGACCTTTCTGTGAAACTCTTCTACCTGAAGAACTTGATGGGGGTTTTTCAGACTCTTTATCAGTATAAGGTTCCTTATCTCCTCCTCAAGACTGTCCCAGAACTTGGTTATACTGAAACCTCTACTGTGAAGATCTCTAAGTCTCGCAAGAGCTGTATCTACGTCACCTTCCAACAAAAGGAGGAGAAACTCCCTCACTTTCTCTTGGGAGACTATACCCAAGAACTCTTCCACCACCTGCTCTGACACATTACCTTCTCCGTAAGTGGCCGCCTGGTCCAGTAGAGATAGAGCATCACGCATCGCACCATCACTGGCACGGGCTATGATGCGTAGTGCTTTTTCTTCACAGTTTAACCCTTCCTCCCTACATATGTAAAACAGATGAGAGACCACCAGATCTTCCTCCAGTTTACTGAAGACTATACGCTGGCACCTAGACAGTATGGTGGGAGGTATCTTCTCGTACTCGGTAGTGCAAAGAACGAAGATGGTTCTTGGTGGTGGTTCTTCTAAGGTCTTCAGAAGTGCGTTGAAGGCCTCTTTGGTAAGCATATGAGCTTCGTCCAATATGTACACTTTGTACTTTCCCTTCAGAGGCGTGTAAGAGACAGCATCTTTGAGATTTCTTATATCATCTATACCTCTGTTGGAGGCAGCGTCCATCTCCACCAGATCAGGAAAGCTACCCTTATCTATAGCCACACAGTTCTCACACTCACCGCAGGGTTCACCTTCCTGAGGGTTCAGACAGTTGACGGCTCTCGTTAAGATCCTGGCCAAGGTGGTTTTACCTGTCCCTCTGGGCCCTGAGAAAAGATAAGCGTGGTGAAGTTTTCCCAGCCTAACGGCGTTGAGAATTACCCTTTTAGCGGTCTCCTGACCTACCACTTGAGAGAACTTCTTGGGTCTGTACTTTCTGGCAAAAGGTATGTACATGCTAATTAATTTTAAAACTCTGGTCCATGATCTTCATCTTCTCTCTCTCTATGGCTTCACCCAGCTCTTTTCCCTTCAGTCCTTGAAACTCATGGGGTGATACCTTTACAAACCTCAACTTATCCAGATAAAGGAGAATCTTTTTACTCACTTCTTGTTCCGTCATAAGAAGTAGATGGAAGGCAACGGGAAAACCTTTTAGAGTTCTGTAAACTTCCGAGGGCCTTTGGGCCTCCTTAAGAGTCTGCACCACTCTTTTTTTATCCTTTCTCCAAAGATGGTAAACCTGATGCACCCAAGAAGGGGCGTTTATGTCCTTCAAGATCTTTAGGGCGGTATCGGAAGATACATGACTGAGGAGGAGAATAAGGTACAACCAGGAATAATCTACGTTATCTCTCTGCTGATGTTCCATTCTGTGCCACACCACTACGTCCCTCAGTGTCTCCAAGCGGTCCAGAAGATCCTGCGATAGGATTATGTCAGGCAGTAGGTGCTGCAGGACACCGTACTTCTTGTAAAGGTAGAGGATCTCTATGAACCTCTCCTCTCTGAGGGCTAACCTAAGTTCGTTCATCAACCTACCTACGGGTGCTTTAGAGAGGAACCCTCCAGAGACAGCGTGAAGGAGTGCCTTTTCCGTACTCTTGGAGAGTTTGAAACCAAATCTGCCTGCGAACCTAAGAGCCCTGAGGATGCGCACCGGATCTTCCACAAAGCTCATGGGGTGGAGGATTCTTATGAGACCTTCCTTTAGATCCCTCAGCCCTCCGAAGTAGTCTATGAGGGTGCCAAAGTCTTCCTCCATCACTGACACAGCCATAGCGTTTATGGTGAAGTCTCTACGCAGAAGATCCTCCTTTAAAGAAGCAGGTTCCACCACCGGATAAGCACCGGGATGAGGATAAGTTTCACGACGAGTGGTGGCCAGCTCCACCTTAATGTCTTTTATCTTAAGATGAACAGTGCCAAACTGAGGAAAGGGATGGAGGTTGACGTTGTAATACTGAGCTAACCTCTGTGCCAGCTTTATAGCATCACCCTCCACCACGAAATCTATATCCCACACCCTTTTACCCAAAAGGAGGTCTCTGACAACGCCTCCCACCAGATAGCATCTGAATCCCAGTTCTTTACACATTTGCCCGGTTCTTTCAGCCAGTTCTTTAAGGTGTTCGGGTAGTTGTAACCTCTTCTGATAAGGTTTCAGGGTGTCTATCTGTCTGGAGATGGTGTGAATAAGGTCCAAGCGTGTCACCACACCTACCAGATTATCTCCCTCCACCACAGGTATAAGCTTCTCACCAAAGGTGGAGAGGATCTTCTCCGTCTTCCACACAAAGTCATCGGGAGATAGGGTATGAAAGTCCAGTATCATAAACTCAGACACAGGTTTATCGGGAAAAAGTTTCACCGCTTTGAGAAGGGTCTTCTTATATATGACACCCACCAGTTTACCCATATCGTCCACCACAGGAGCGCCTGCGAAATTTCTCTCGGAGAGCTCTGCCAAAGCCAACTGTATGGGTGTATCTTTGTGTAACACAAAGGGGGGAGTACTCATAATGTCCCTCACCCTTAGGGGCACCCATTCTCCCTTCAGAATAGAAACAAGTAGAGCTTTCATCCGTTCTGCGGAAATATCCTCCAACTTCACGGCACCGGCAAAGGAATGACCACCCCCACCGAATTTTTCCAGTACATGGGATACATCCAGGTCACCCTTTATGGACCTTCCCAAAAGGTACACTCTGCTGCCGGCCTCTACCAGTACGAAGAAAGCAGAAGAGTCCCTTATATCTTCAAGACGGTACACTAGAGGTACTATACCCGGAGTGTACTCCTCTCCCTTCAGGAGAAGTACGGAAACTTTCTTATCTCCTATGAAAAGGTGCTCTACAGAGTGAAGATTCTTGTAGAGAATCTCCAGATGTTCTCTGCTGAGAAACTCCTGCGTGTACCTTCGTATCTCCCTGAGGGAGGCTCCTTTCTGCAAAAGCCAGGCTAAGGCCATAGCATCTCTGTAGGTGGTACCTTCGTAGGTGAGGTTTCCCGTATCTTCGTATATGCCAAGAGCCAGAAGGGTAGCATCCTCAGGCGTTATCTGTACACCCTTCCGGAGGATCTCCTCCACTATGAGGGTTGTGGTACTTCCCACCGGCTGGATCTCTCCGGGATAAATCTTCTCGGTGGGATGGTGGTCGTAGACCCAAACCTCCTCTACCTTGTCTGGGCCTATGCTCTGAAGGATTTCCTCCACATGGTGTGTGTCCACCAAAATCAGTTGGAACCTTTCGGGCAGACTTTCCACCACACGGAACTTGTCCCTCTTCTCTTTAAAAACTAAAGAGGCCTTCTGTGAGAGAGAAGTGGGTTTAAGAAGGTAGGCATCTGGATAGAGGAGCAGTACACCGTAGGCAGAGGAGAGGGCGTCCAGATCGGCACCCTCTTCTAAGATAACCAGCTTCATAGTATAATCTTACAATCATGTACTACTTTCTGCTGGTTCTCTTCCTGATGGTAGCATTTCTCCTCATAGTGGTGGTCCTGCTCCAAAGAAGCAGAGGAGACGTAGGGACGGCTTTCGGCGGGATGGGACAAAGCGTGTTCGGCCCGGGTGGCGTAGACACTATCCTGACACGGATCACTTACTGGCTGGGTTTTCTGTTTATGGCTTTAGCTATATTGTTGGCTTTGACACACCCCGGCAGAAGGGAATCTTTAATAAAGGATGAAGGTGCTGGAACTTCTCAACCTGCATCCCAAGGTAAGCAAGAGGGAAAAACACCTTCTCCTAGCCCATATCCTTCAGGTAACACCAAGTGACCTCTACCTGATGGAAGACTACGAAGTTCCTTTTAACGAAGTGGAACGATACATAAGTATGCTTTCACGCTTAGAGGAAGGTTATCCCCTCCAGTATCTTTTAGG includes the following:
- the ispD gene encoding 2-C-methyl-D-erythritol 4-phosphate cytidylyltransferase, translated to MISVILLAAGQGKRLGFKKQFVKLGGKPLYMHSLEKVLGIFDEVILVLPKEDLGRVELPTGVKKVAGGEERQDSVLEGLLEAKGDIVIIHDCARPFATTEMFRKVAQLEGVEGKITAIPVRDTIKQVSEGMVIKTLDRSALWHAQTPQGFIKKVLLECHFRARNEGVVATDDSALLERYGYKVGVVMGSPLNIKITYPEDLDLAKQLCAVCNP
- a CDS encoding MFS transporter, whose protein sequence is MWDKKTAYRFIFLMGIVSLCMDIVYEGARSVLGQFMATLGASAIAVGVVAGVGEALGYFLRFLFGYLADRLRLYWFFTFLGYFLTGLSVPSMSLAVTWYHVALLTFMERLGKAIRNPARDTLLSYATATVGHGRGFGLHEFVDQLGAVSGPLLVAVLLGVTGSYRSSLALLILPALISLALLWVAYRSFPYETPRRETDQLRTSFPRTFFIYVLYVFVFSMSSVPFALIGYHLKTHLHAQDIHIPLAYSLAMAVDAVSALVLGIVFDRIGMRSLILGMLVSIPSVPIVFLTGHTWWWVGVVLWGAGIGLQESLLRSVIPHLTPHTRRGTAYGLLHASLGFGSFLGGLLLGKLYERSVVQMVIFSLALQFVSLLLLLVMDYTQRRAA
- the dnaX gene encoding DNA polymerase III subunit gamma/tau, with the protein product MYIPFARKYRPKKFSQVVGQETAKRVILNAVRLGKLHHAYLFSGPRGTGKTTLARILTRAVNCLNPQEGEPCGECENCVAIDKGSFPDLVEMDAASNRGIDDIRNLKDAVSYTPLKGKYKVYILDEAHMLTKEAFNALLKTLEEPPPRTIFVLCTTEYEKIPPTILSRCQRIVFSKLEEDLVVSHLFYICREEGLNCEEKALRIIARASDGAMRDALSLLDQAATYGEGNVSEQVVEEFLGIVSQEKVREFLLLLLEGDVDTALARLRDLHSRGFSITKFWDSLEEEIRNLILIKSLKNPHQVLQVEEFHRKVTAPLNALLYLEKVISSARLDARYRDFLRACELAIIKSKLVRDILPLSELLNIGKVSDISPSLWQQLKSSLSSFDVAALERLRREEKEGKLIFYGTKEDLKVVEMEKIKARFPFVEFVEEGKKEEEGEIPPFVQKVKETFTAKVIKHERDKGKGLFG
- a CDS encoding CBS domain-containing protein, which translates into the protein MKLVILEEGADLDALSSAYGVLLLYPDAYLLKPTSLSQKASLVFKEKRDKFRVVESLPERFQLILVDTHHVEEILQSIGPDKVEEVWVYDHHPTEKIYPGEIQPVGSTTTLIVEEILRKGVQITPEDATLLALGIYEDTGNLTYEGTTYRDAMALAWLLQKGASLREIRRYTQEFLSREHLEILYKNLHSVEHLFIGDKKVSVLLLKGEEYTPGIVPLVYRLEDIRDSSAFFVLVEAGSRVYLLGRSIKGDLDVSHVLEKFGGGGHSFAGAVKLEDISAERMKALLVSILKGEWVPLRVRDIMSTPPFVLHKDTPIQLALAELSERNFAGAPVVDDMGKLVGVIYKKTLLKAVKLFPDKPVSEFMILDFHTLSPDDFVWKTEKILSTFGEKLIPVVEGDNLVGVVTRLDLIHTISRQIDTLKPYQKRLQLPEHLKELAERTGQMCKELGFRCYLVGGVVRDLLLGKRVWDIDFVVEGDAIKLAQRLAQYYNVNLHPFPQFGTVHLKIKDIKVELATTRRETYPHPGAYPVVEPASLKEDLLRRDFTINAMAVSVMEEDFGTLIDYFGGLRDLKEGLIRILHPMSFVEDPVRILRALRFAGRFGFKLSKSTEKALLHAVSGGFLSKAPVGRLMNELRLALREERFIEILYLYKKYGVLQHLLPDIILSQDLLDRLETLRDVVVWHRMEHQQRDNVDYSWLYLILLLSHVSSDTALKILKDINAPSWVHQVYHLWRKDKKRVVQTLKEAQRPSEVYRTLKGFPVAFHLLLMTEQEVSKKILLYLDKLRFVKVSPHEFQGLKGKELGEAIEREKMKIMDQSFKIN
- the secG gene encoding preprotein translocase subunit SecG; translated protein: MYYFLLVLFLMVAFLLIVVVLLQRSRGDVGTAFGGMGQSVFGPGGVDTILTRITYWLGFLFMALAILLALTHPGRRESLIKDEGAGTSQPASQGKQEGKTPSPSPYPSGNTK